Proteins encoded in a region of the Esox lucius isolate fEsoLuc1 chromosome 9, fEsoLuc1.pri, whole genome shotgun sequence genome:
- the LOC105021564 gene encoding axin-2 has product MSRALTDHISSSFREDAPRPPVPGEEGEASCHTPNKHAKMRAQNKAKAVIVASPGSTPRRNEDGLGEPEGSASPDSPLARWTKSLHFLLGDQDGAHLFRTFLEREKCVDTLDFWFACNGFRQMDLKDTKTLRVAKAIFKRYIENNSIVSKQLKPATKTYIRDSIKKQQIDSAMFDQAQTEIQSTMEENAYQMFLTSDIYLEYVRTGCENAAYANHSGLGSLKLMCGFLPPLIEEEEWSCDFKAKTLASVVGLSAKALRATASIRTAAEVLENGYRSHRRGDPVSPYLVNSGYVFAPATSANDSEVSSDAMTDDSTSMTDSSVDGIPPYKLGTKKQIQREMHRSVKINGQVSLPHFPRTHRLPKEMTPVDPSTFAAQLIARLEKLKREQDTMTSLEERLQQIQEEEERDDSDLPAAVPFHHPLLPSSGTEDDAQAILDEHLSRVLKTPGCQSPGVVRHSPRSCSPDRPSAATVPFPGPSYPGVPKGPLAGGRPSTKHIHHHYIHHHHAAGGPKSKEQIEAEAAQRVQCLCIPGGADYSDFNPGRSLSKRPVKPCEGLSQTNGSEGLTSPPPPRLPLDATDRSQNVWQWILESERQGKHKPHGATQGLKKGHLADPSSPKAPPGRTHSSWGGAGGAGGHLRGGHQPAHPFIQDPAMPPLPPPNTLAQLEEARRRLEEVSKPPKQRHSTSSLQRDRSHPVPFPSGNPPLSSSALQTDQWKEPKKSISGVSVSGCDLVVTYFFCGEEIPYRSMLKTHSLTLGHFKEQLSKKGNYRYYFKKASDEFECGAVFEEVWEDGALLPMYEGKVLGKVERMD; this is encoded by the exons ATGAGCAGGGCGCTTACGGACCATATCAGCAGTAGCTTTCGAGAAGATGCGCCCCGTCCCCCTGTGccgggggaggagggagaggcgTCGTGCCATACTCCCAACAAACATGCCAAAATGAGAGCCCAAAACAAGGCTAAAGCTGTCATCGTCGCTTCTCCCGGCTCCACGCCGAGGAGGAACGAGGATGGACTCGGGGAACCTGAGGGGAGCGCGTCGCCGGACTCGCCCCTCGCTCGGTGGACCAAGTCATTGCATTTTCTACTGGGTGACCAAGACGGTGCTCACCTGTTTAGGACCTTTCTTGAGCGGGAGAAATGTGTGGACACTTTGGACTTCTGGTTCGCTTGCAACGGGTTCAGGCAAATGGACCTCAAGGATACCAAAACGCTACGAGTTGCCAAAGCTATTTTCAAGCGGTACATTGAAAACAACAGCATAGTTTCCAAGCAATTAAAACCTGCAACTAAAACCTACATAAGGGATAGTATTAAAAAGCAACAGATAGACTCGGCGATGTTTGACCAAGCACAAACGGAAATTCAGTCAACCATGGAGGAGAATGCGTACCAGATGTTTTTGACTTCTGACATATACCTCGAATACGTGCGCACGGGTTGCGAGAACGCGGCGTATGCCAACCATAGCGGTCTCGGTAGCCTCAAGTTGATGTGCGGATTTCTGCCACCTCTGATTGAGGAAGAGGAGTGGAGTTGTGACTTCAAGGCAAAAACGTTAGCCTCTGTGGTTGGACTATCTGCAAAAGCACTACGGGCCACTGCTTCCATTCGGACCGCGGCGGAAGTGCTGGAGAATGGGTACAG GTCGCACAGGCGAGGAGACCCGGTCAGTCCATACCTGGTCAACTCTGGCTACGTGTTCGCCCCCGCCACCAGCGCCAACGACAGCGAGGTCTCCAGCGACGCCATGACCGACGACTCCACGTCTATGACTGACAGCAGTGT AGACGGGATCCCTCCGTACAAGCTCGGCACCAAGAAGCAGATCCAGCGGGAGATGCACCGTAGTGTCAAAATCAACGGCCAGGTCTCGCTACCCCACTTTCCT AGGACACATCGGCTGCCTAAAGAAATGACGCCAGTGGATCCATCGACCTTCGCCGCCCAGCTCATCGCCAGACTGGAGAAGCTGAAGCGGGAGCAGGACACCATGACCTCCCTGGAGGAGAGGCTACAGCAGATCCAAGAG GAGGAGGAAAGGGACGACAGCGATCTTCCCGCGGCCGTCCCCTTCCATCATCCCCTTCTCCCCTCGTCCGGCACTGAGGACGACGCCCAGGCCATCCTAGACGAGCACCTGTCCCGGGTTCTGAAGACGCCCGGGTGCCAGTCGCCCGGCGTGGTCCGCCACTCGCCCCGCTCGTGCTCTCCCGACCGGCCCTCGGCCGCCACGGTCCCCTTCCCGGGGCCCTCGTACCCGGGGGTCCCCAAGGGCCCACTGGCGGGGGGCAGGCCGTCGACCAAACACATCCACCACCACTACATCCACCATCACCATGCCGCCGGCGGCCCCAAGAGCAAGGAGCAGATCGAGGCCGAGGCGGCGCAGCGCGTGCAATGCCTCTGCATCCCTGGGGGCGCGGACTACTCAGACTTCAACCCCGG gcgaTCTTTGTCCAAGCGGCCAGTGAAGCCGTGTGAGGGTCTGAGTCAGACCAACGGTAGCGAGGGCCTCACGTCGCCGCCGCCACCACGCCTGCCGCTCGATGCCACCGACCGCTCGCAGAACGTCTGGCAGTGGATCCTGGAGAGCGAGAGGCAGGGCAAACACAAGCCCCATGGCGCCACCCAGGGCCTGAAGAAGGGCCACCTCGCAGACCCGTCGTCGCCCAAGGCGCCCCCTGGCCGGACACACTCATCCTGGGGGGGAGCGGGCGGCGCGGGGGGACACCTCCGCGGAGGTCACCAACCGGCGCACCCCTTCATCCAGGACCCGGCCATGCCCCCCCTACCCCCTCCCAACACCCTGGCCCAGCTAGAAGAAGCCCGTCGGAGACTGGAGGAAGTCTCAAAACCTCCCAAACAAAG GCATTCAACGTCCAGCCTTCAAAGAGACAGGAGTCATCCTGTGCCTTTCCCAAGTGGAAACCCACCTCTGTCCAGCTCCGCACTTCAAACAGACCA GTGGAAAGAGCCAAAGAAGTCGATCAGCGGGGTCAGCGTGTCCGGCTGTGACCTCGTGGTCACCTATTTCTTCTGCGGCGAGGAGATCCCCTATCGGAGCATGTTGAAGACACACAGCCTCACTCTGGGACACTTTAAGGAACAGCTCAGCAAGAAAGGCAACTACAG GTACTACTTCAAAAAGGCCAGTGACGAGTTTGAGTGTGGGGCCGTGTTCGAGGAGGTATGGGAGGACGGTGCCCTTCTGCCCATGTATGAGGGCAAAGTCCTGGGCAAGGTAGAGCGCATGGACTGA